In Primulina eburnea isolate SZY01 chromosome 5, ASM2296580v1, whole genome shotgun sequence, a single window of DNA contains:
- the LOC140832140 gene encoding nuclear pore complex protein NUP98A-like isoform X2 encodes MFGSNPFGQSSNSPFGSQPAFGQTTNASNNPFAPKPFGSTSPFGSQTGGSIFGGMSTGVFGAQSSSPLGSTSVFGASSSPAFGSSTPAFGVSSALAFGNSSSAFGGSGVFGQKPNFGGFGSNTTQTSPFGSSFQQTQPAFGSNLFGSSTPFGAPSQPAFGSSSSPAFGASSTPGFGATSTPAFGSTASPTFGSTSGGFGVSTSPFGTSTPAFGTSSSPAFGSITTPAFGAATTPAFGASTAPAFGASTTPAFGASSSPFNFASSPTFGQSNAVFGSTPFGTSSLGAQNASFGSQTTTPTFGGSGFGQSAFAGQRGGSRLAPYSSTPETDGATGTQPTGKLESISAMPIYKDKSHEELRWEDYQLGDKGGPAPAGQSTGALGFGTSSFGSASAPAFAQSSAAPFSSTTPSNPFAPKTTGVFGSTGFGSSPSSTFGSSPFGQSNTSNPFGSTTSATSSLFGPTAQTFRVGTSPSIFGNSSTSAFGSPSIFGPTSSQGTSSAFNTGLGFSNTQSSPLFQSNMSTLTPASSPFAQTSSAFGQTAPGFSQTNLFSTPSTGFGGNMFSSTPSFLSNTNPLGFGQTTPSLSSPFQLAQPPQSSGGFSFTNFGQSQAAGTSGFGGTPGIFSQSAFGQLSAPQSVVAAQPSPIVNPYGTLPAMPQISIGRTGTSPSIHYGISSLPQIVEKPVPVRISSLLTPRHLSQRRVRLPMRKYHPKIDGPKVPFFNDGDEETPSTPKADALFIPRENPRALVIRPMDQWPARANTEKTTQSKATGTLAYGNGKLQNDVSTLINGQKVRDKDASPAEHSVENGVANEQVNPVKRNPKTNVVLDGRSTDKGDSYITLGSHRAGEAAIVFEHGADIEALMPKLRHSDYYTEPRIQELAAKERAEPGYCRNVKDFVVGRHGFGSIKFFGETDVRKLDLESLVQFNNREVIVYMDESKKPPIGQGLNKPAEVTLLNIKCFDKKTGQQYTEGPRIERYKEMLKRKAEDQGAEFVSYNPIEGEWKFRVNHFSTYKLGNDEDETDDNLLDVIR; translated from the exons ATGTTCGGAAGCAACC CTTTTGGGCAGTCATCCAATAGTCCATTTGGGTCACAGCCGGCATTCGGGCAGACTACTAATGCAAGTAACAATCCTTTTGCTCCCAAGCCCTTTGGAAGCACAAGCCCTTTTGGTTCACAGACCGGAGGTTCAATTTTTGGGGGCATGTCTACTGGTGTATTTGGTGCTCAGTCTTCTTCTCCTTTAGGTTCGACTTCTGTGTTTGGTGCTTCTTCTTCACCTGCGTTTGGAAGTTCAACCCCTGCATTTGGTGTTTCCTCAGCTTTGGCTTTTGGAAACTCATCTTCTGCATTTGGTG GTTCTGGGGTATTTGGGCAGAAACCAAATTTTGGTGGTTTTGGATCTAATACTACTCAAACAAGTCCATTTGGAAGCTCATTTCAGCAAACACAACCAGCTTTTGGCAGCAATCTGTTTGGTTCCTCAACACCATTCGGTGCTCCTAGTCAGCCTGCATTTGGTTCGTCAAGTAGTCCTGCATTTGGTGCTTCGAGTACACCTGGCTTTGGTGCTACCAGCACTCCGGCCTTTGGTTCTACTGCAAGCCCTACATTTGGCAGCACAAGTGGTGGGTTTGGTGTGTCGACCTCTCCTTTCGGAACAAGCACTCCAGCATTTGGTACTTCTAGCTCTCCAGCATTTGGTTCCATAACCACTCCTGCTTTCGGCGCGGCAACAACGCCTGCTTTTGGTGCCTCAACAGCTCCTGCTTTCGGTGCCTCAACAACTCCTGCTTTCGGTGCTTCAAGTAGTCCTTTTAACTTTGCATCCAGTCCAACATTTGGTCAATCAAATGCTGTATTTGGAAGTACCCCATTTGGGACATCATCCTTAGGTGCTCAAAACGCTTCTTTTG GATCACAAACTACAACCCCCACTTTTGGTGGCTCTGGTTTTGGCCAGTCTGCTTTTGCAGGGCAGCGAGGCGGAAGTAGATTAGCTCCCTACTCATCAACTCCTGAGACAGATGGAGCGACTGGTACACAACCCACTGGCAAACTAGAATCTATTTCGGCCATGCCAATCTACAAGGATAAAAGCCATGAAGAACTTAGATGGGAGGACTACCAGTTAGGAGATAAAG GAGGGCCAGCTCCTGCTGGACAGTCTACTGGTGCGCTTGGATTTGGTACCTCAAGTTTTGGCTCGGCATCTGCTCCTGCATTTGCTCAATCCTCTGCTGCTCCTTTTTCATCTACAACACCTTCCAATCCATTTGCTCCAAAAACCACAGGAGTTTTTGGCAGCACAGGGTTTGGATCTTCGCCGTCCTCCACTTTTGGTTCTTCCCCTTTTGGACAGTCTAATACATCTAATCCTTTTGGTTCAACAACATCAGCAACATCCTCCTTATTTGGACCTACTGCTCAAACATTTAGAGTTGGTACCTCCCCTTCTATTTTTGGCAACTCCAGCACATCAGCTTTTGGATCACCATCTATCTTTGGCCCAACATCATCACAGGGAACATCATCTGCATTTAATACCGGCCTGGGTTTTTCCAATACTCAGTCTTCCCCATTATTCCAGTCAAATATGTCTACGCTAACACCAGCAAGTTCTCCATTTGCACAGACCTCTTCCGCCTTTGGCCAAACTGCCCCTGGCTTCAGTCAAACAAATTTGTTTAGTACACCCTCAACTGGTTTTGGTGGCAATATGTTCTCGAGCACTCCATCATTTCTAAGTAACACCAACCCTCTGGGATTTGGCCAAACAACT CCATCTCTTTCTAGTCCATTTCAATTGGCGCAACCACCTCAGAGTTCCGGTGGTTTTAGTTTTACCAACTTTGGACAATCTCAAGCAG CTGGAACAAGTGGCTTTGGAGGCACCCCTGGTATTTTTAGCCAGAGTGCATTTGGACAACT GTCAGCTCCTCAGAGTGTGGTAGCTGCACAACCATCGCCCATTGTAAATCCTTATGGAACTCTTCCAGCAATGCCACAGATATCAATTGGACGCACAGGCACTTCTCCTTCTATTCATTATGGAATTTCTAGCTTGCCA CAGATTGTTGAGAAACCAGTTCCTGTGAGAATATCGTCTCTATTGACGCCTCGACACCTTTCCCAAAGGCGTGTAAGGCTTCCTATGAGGAAATATCACCCTAAAATCGATGGTCCAAAG GTGCCATTTTTCAATGATGGTGATGAAGAAACACCCAGCACGCCAAAAGCAGATGCCCTTTTCATTCCAAGGGAGAATCCCAGAGCTCTTGTAATTCGTCCGATGGATCAGTGGCCTGCTAGAGCAAATACGGAGAAAACAACACAATCGAAGGCCACAGGCACTCTTGCATATGGAAATG GTAAACTTCAGAACGATGTATCCACTCTAATAAATGGGCAAAAGGTCAGGGATAAAGACG CTTCCCCTGCTGAGCACTCCGTGGAAAATGGTGTGGCTAATGAGCAAGTTAATCCTGTCAAACGGAACCCAAAGACAAATGTGGTCCTTGATGGTCGTTCTACAGATAAAGGGGACTCTTATATCACTCTTGGAAGCCATAGAGCTGGCGAAGCCGCTATAGTGTTCGAGCATGGAGCCGACATTGAGGCACTGATGCCTAAGCTTCGTCACTCTGATTATTACACGGAACCACGAATTCAGGAGCTAGCTGCAAAGGAAAGAGCTGAACCAGGTTATTGCCGCAATGTAAAGGACTTCGTTGTTGGAAGACATGGTTTTGGTAGTATCAAATTCTTTGGGGAAACAGATGTGAGAAAGCTTGATCTCGAGTCTCTTGTTCAATTCAACAATCGAGAGGTGATCGTATATATGGATGAGAGCAAGAAACCTCCAATTGGACAAGGCCTCAATAAACCTGCCGAGGTGACACTTCTTAATATAAAATGTTTTGACAAGAAGACTGGTCAGCAATATACCGAGGGACCAAGGATCGAGAGGTATAAAGAAATGCTTAAAAGAAAAGCCGAAGATCAAGGTGCTGAGTTTGTGAGCTATAATCCAATCGAAGGAGAATGGAAGTTCAGGGTCAACCATTTCAGCACATACAAGCTTGGAAATGATGAAGATGAAACTGATGATAATCTGCTTGATGTCATTAGATGA
- the LOC140832140 gene encoding nuclear pore complex protein NUP98A-like isoform X3, translating to MFGSNPFGQSSNSPFGSQPAFGQTTNASNNPFAPKPFGSTSPFGSQTGGSIFGGMSTGVFGAQSSSPLGSTSVFGASSSPAFGSSTPAFGVSSALAFGNSSSAFGGSGVFGQKPNFGGFGSNTTQTSPFGSSFQQTQPAFGSNLFGSSTPFGAPSQPAFGSSSSPAFGASSTPGFGATSTPAFGSTASPTFGSTSGGFGVSTSPFGTSTPAFGTSSSPAFGSITTPAFGAATTPAFGASTAPAFGASTTPAFGASSSPFNFASSPTFGQSNAVFGSTPFGTSSLGAQNASFAGSQTTTPTFGGSGFGQSAFAGQRGGSRLAPYSSTPETDGATGTQPTGKLESISAMPIYKDKSHEELRWEDYQLGDKGGPAPAGQSTGALGFGTSSFGSASAPAFAQSSAAPFSSTTPSNPFAPKTTGVFGSTGFGSSPSSTFGSSPFGQSNTSNPFGSTTSATSSLFGPTAQTFRVGTSPSIFGNSSTSAFGSPSIFGPTSSQGTSSAFNTGLGFSNTQSSPLFQSNMSTLTPASSPFAQTSSAFGQTAPGFSQTNLFSTPSTGFGGNMFSSTPSFLSNTNPLGFGQTTPSLSSPFQLAQPPQSSGGFSFTNFGQSQAAGTSGFGGTPGIFSQSAFGQLSAPQSVVAAQPSPIVNPYGTLPAMPQISIGRTGTSPSIHYGISSLPIVEKPVPVRISSLLTPRHLSQRRVRLPMRKYHPKIDGPKVPFFNDGDEETPSTPKADALFIPRENPRALVIRPMDQWPARANTEKTTQSKATGTLAYGNGKLQNDVSTLINGQKVRDKDASPAEHSVENGVANEQVNPVKRNPKTNVVLDGRSTDKGDSYITLGSHRAGEAAIVFEHGADIEALMPKLRHSDYYTEPRIQELAAKERAEPGYCRNVKDFVVGRHGFGSIKFFGETDVRKLDLESLVQFNNREVIVYMDESKKPPIGQGLNKPAEVTLLNIKCFDKKTGQQYTEGPRIERYKEMLKRKAEDQGAEFVSYNPIEGEWKFRVNHFSTYKLGNDEDETDDNLLDVIR from the exons ATGTTCGGAAGCAACC CTTTTGGGCAGTCATCCAATAGTCCATTTGGGTCACAGCCGGCATTCGGGCAGACTACTAATGCAAGTAACAATCCTTTTGCTCCCAAGCCCTTTGGAAGCACAAGCCCTTTTGGTTCACAGACCGGAGGTTCAATTTTTGGGGGCATGTCTACTGGTGTATTTGGTGCTCAGTCTTCTTCTCCTTTAGGTTCGACTTCTGTGTTTGGTGCTTCTTCTTCACCTGCGTTTGGAAGTTCAACCCCTGCATTTGGTGTTTCCTCAGCTTTGGCTTTTGGAAACTCATCTTCTGCATTTGGTG GTTCTGGGGTATTTGGGCAGAAACCAAATTTTGGTGGTTTTGGATCTAATACTACTCAAACAAGTCCATTTGGAAGCTCATTTCAGCAAACACAACCAGCTTTTGGCAGCAATCTGTTTGGTTCCTCAACACCATTCGGTGCTCCTAGTCAGCCTGCATTTGGTTCGTCAAGTAGTCCTGCATTTGGTGCTTCGAGTACACCTGGCTTTGGTGCTACCAGCACTCCGGCCTTTGGTTCTACTGCAAGCCCTACATTTGGCAGCACAAGTGGTGGGTTTGGTGTGTCGACCTCTCCTTTCGGAACAAGCACTCCAGCATTTGGTACTTCTAGCTCTCCAGCATTTGGTTCCATAACCACTCCTGCTTTCGGCGCGGCAACAACGCCTGCTTTTGGTGCCTCAACAGCTCCTGCTTTCGGTGCCTCAACAACTCCTGCTTTCGGTGCTTCAAGTAGTCCTTTTAACTTTGCATCCAGTCCAACATTTGGTCAATCAAATGCTGTATTTGGAAGTACCCCATTTGGGACATCATCCTTAGGTGCTCAAAACGCTTCTTTTG CAGGATCACAAACTACAACCCCCACTTTTGGTGGCTCTGGTTTTGGCCAGTCTGCTTTTGCAGGGCAGCGAGGCGGAAGTAGATTAGCTCCCTACTCATCAACTCCTGAGACAGATGGAGCGACTGGTACACAACCCACTGGCAAACTAGAATCTATTTCGGCCATGCCAATCTACAAGGATAAAAGCCATGAAGAACTTAGATGGGAGGACTACCAGTTAGGAGATAAAG GAGGGCCAGCTCCTGCTGGACAGTCTACTGGTGCGCTTGGATTTGGTACCTCAAGTTTTGGCTCGGCATCTGCTCCTGCATTTGCTCAATCCTCTGCTGCTCCTTTTTCATCTACAACACCTTCCAATCCATTTGCTCCAAAAACCACAGGAGTTTTTGGCAGCACAGGGTTTGGATCTTCGCCGTCCTCCACTTTTGGTTCTTCCCCTTTTGGACAGTCTAATACATCTAATCCTTTTGGTTCAACAACATCAGCAACATCCTCCTTATTTGGACCTACTGCTCAAACATTTAGAGTTGGTACCTCCCCTTCTATTTTTGGCAACTCCAGCACATCAGCTTTTGGATCACCATCTATCTTTGGCCCAACATCATCACAGGGAACATCATCTGCATTTAATACCGGCCTGGGTTTTTCCAATACTCAGTCTTCCCCATTATTCCAGTCAAATATGTCTACGCTAACACCAGCAAGTTCTCCATTTGCACAGACCTCTTCCGCCTTTGGCCAAACTGCCCCTGGCTTCAGTCAAACAAATTTGTTTAGTACACCCTCAACTGGTTTTGGTGGCAATATGTTCTCGAGCACTCCATCATTTCTAAGTAACACCAACCCTCTGGGATTTGGCCAAACAACT CCATCTCTTTCTAGTCCATTTCAATTGGCGCAACCACCTCAGAGTTCCGGTGGTTTTAGTTTTACCAACTTTGGACAATCTCAAGCAG CTGGAACAAGTGGCTTTGGAGGCACCCCTGGTATTTTTAGCCAGAGTGCATTTGGACAACT GTCAGCTCCTCAGAGTGTGGTAGCTGCACAACCATCGCCCATTGTAAATCCTTATGGAACTCTTCCAGCAATGCCACAGATATCAATTGGACGCACAGGCACTTCTCCTTCTATTCATTATGGAATTTCTAGCTTGCCA ATTGTTGAGAAACCAGTTCCTGTGAGAATATCGTCTCTATTGACGCCTCGACACCTTTCCCAAAGGCGTGTAAGGCTTCCTATGAGGAAATATCACCCTAAAATCGATGGTCCAAAG GTGCCATTTTTCAATGATGGTGATGAAGAAACACCCAGCACGCCAAAAGCAGATGCCCTTTTCATTCCAAGGGAGAATCCCAGAGCTCTTGTAATTCGTCCGATGGATCAGTGGCCTGCTAGAGCAAATACGGAGAAAACAACACAATCGAAGGCCACAGGCACTCTTGCATATGGAAATG GTAAACTTCAGAACGATGTATCCACTCTAATAAATGGGCAAAAGGTCAGGGATAAAGACG CTTCCCCTGCTGAGCACTCCGTGGAAAATGGTGTGGCTAATGAGCAAGTTAATCCTGTCAAACGGAACCCAAAGACAAATGTGGTCCTTGATGGTCGTTCTACAGATAAAGGGGACTCTTATATCACTCTTGGAAGCCATAGAGCTGGCGAAGCCGCTATAGTGTTCGAGCATGGAGCCGACATTGAGGCACTGATGCCTAAGCTTCGTCACTCTGATTATTACACGGAACCACGAATTCAGGAGCTAGCTGCAAAGGAAAGAGCTGAACCAGGTTATTGCCGCAATGTAAAGGACTTCGTTGTTGGAAGACATGGTTTTGGTAGTATCAAATTCTTTGGGGAAACAGATGTGAGAAAGCTTGATCTCGAGTCTCTTGTTCAATTCAACAATCGAGAGGTGATCGTATATATGGATGAGAGCAAGAAACCTCCAATTGGACAAGGCCTCAATAAACCTGCCGAGGTGACACTTCTTAATATAAAATGTTTTGACAAGAAGACTGGTCAGCAATATACCGAGGGACCAAGGATCGAGAGGTATAAAGAAATGCTTAAAAGAAAAGCCGAAGATCAAGGTGCTGAGTTTGTGAGCTATAATCCAATCGAAGGAGAATGGAAGTTCAGGGTCAACCATTTCAGCACATACAAGCTTGGAAATGATGAAGATGAAACTGATGATAATCTGCTTGATGTCATTAGATGA
- the LOC140832140 gene encoding nuclear pore complex protein NUP98A-like isoform X4 → MFGSNPFGQSSNSPFGSQPAFGQTTNASNNPFAPKPFGSTSPFGSQTGGSIFGGMSTGVFGAQSSSPLGSTSVFGASSSPAFGSSTPAFGVSSALAFGNSSSAFGGSGVFGQKPNFGGFGSNTTQTSPFGSSFQQTQPAFGSNLFGSSTPFGAPSQPAFGSSSSPAFGASSTPGFGATSTPAFGSTASPTFGSTSGGFGVSTSPFGTSTPAFGTSSSPAFGSITTPAFGAATTPAFGASTAPAFGASTTPAFGASSSPFNFASSPTFGQSNAVFGSTPFGTSSLGAQNASFGSQTTTPTFGGSGFGQSAFAGQRGGSRLAPYSSTPETDGATGTQPTGKLESISAMPIYKDKSHEELRWEDYQLGDKGGPAPAGQSTGALGFGTSSFGSASAPAFAQSSAAPFSSTTPSNPFAPKTTGVFGSTGFGSSPSSTFGSSPFGQSNTSNPFGSTTSATSSLFGPTAQTFRVGTSPSIFGNSSTSAFGSPSIFGPTSSQGTSSAFNTGLGFSNTQSSPLFQSNMSTLTPASSPFAQTSSAFGQTAPGFSQTNLFSTPSTGFGGNMFSSTPSFLSNTNPLGFGQTTPSLSSPFQLAQPPQSSGGFSFTNFGQSQAAGTSGFGGTPGIFSQSAFGQLSAPQSVVAAQPSPIVNPYGTLPAMPQISIGRTGTSPSIHYGISSLPIVEKPVPVRISSLLTPRHLSQRRVRLPMRKYHPKIDGPKVPFFNDGDEETPSTPKADALFIPRENPRALVIRPMDQWPARANTEKTTQSKATGTLAYGNGKLQNDVSTLINGQKVRDKDASPAEHSVENGVANEQVNPVKRNPKTNVVLDGRSTDKGDSYITLGSHRAGEAAIVFEHGADIEALMPKLRHSDYYTEPRIQELAAKERAEPGYCRNVKDFVVGRHGFGSIKFFGETDVRKLDLESLVQFNNREVIVYMDESKKPPIGQGLNKPAEVTLLNIKCFDKKTGQQYTEGPRIERYKEMLKRKAEDQGAEFVSYNPIEGEWKFRVNHFSTYKLGNDEDETDDNLLDVIR, encoded by the exons ATGTTCGGAAGCAACC CTTTTGGGCAGTCATCCAATAGTCCATTTGGGTCACAGCCGGCATTCGGGCAGACTACTAATGCAAGTAACAATCCTTTTGCTCCCAAGCCCTTTGGAAGCACAAGCCCTTTTGGTTCACAGACCGGAGGTTCAATTTTTGGGGGCATGTCTACTGGTGTATTTGGTGCTCAGTCTTCTTCTCCTTTAGGTTCGACTTCTGTGTTTGGTGCTTCTTCTTCACCTGCGTTTGGAAGTTCAACCCCTGCATTTGGTGTTTCCTCAGCTTTGGCTTTTGGAAACTCATCTTCTGCATTTGGTG GTTCTGGGGTATTTGGGCAGAAACCAAATTTTGGTGGTTTTGGATCTAATACTACTCAAACAAGTCCATTTGGAAGCTCATTTCAGCAAACACAACCAGCTTTTGGCAGCAATCTGTTTGGTTCCTCAACACCATTCGGTGCTCCTAGTCAGCCTGCATTTGGTTCGTCAAGTAGTCCTGCATTTGGTGCTTCGAGTACACCTGGCTTTGGTGCTACCAGCACTCCGGCCTTTGGTTCTACTGCAAGCCCTACATTTGGCAGCACAAGTGGTGGGTTTGGTGTGTCGACCTCTCCTTTCGGAACAAGCACTCCAGCATTTGGTACTTCTAGCTCTCCAGCATTTGGTTCCATAACCACTCCTGCTTTCGGCGCGGCAACAACGCCTGCTTTTGGTGCCTCAACAGCTCCTGCTTTCGGTGCCTCAACAACTCCTGCTTTCGGTGCTTCAAGTAGTCCTTTTAACTTTGCATCCAGTCCAACATTTGGTCAATCAAATGCTGTATTTGGAAGTACCCCATTTGGGACATCATCCTTAGGTGCTCAAAACGCTTCTTTTG GATCACAAACTACAACCCCCACTTTTGGTGGCTCTGGTTTTGGCCAGTCTGCTTTTGCAGGGCAGCGAGGCGGAAGTAGATTAGCTCCCTACTCATCAACTCCTGAGACAGATGGAGCGACTGGTACACAACCCACTGGCAAACTAGAATCTATTTCGGCCATGCCAATCTACAAGGATAAAAGCCATGAAGAACTTAGATGGGAGGACTACCAGTTAGGAGATAAAG GAGGGCCAGCTCCTGCTGGACAGTCTACTGGTGCGCTTGGATTTGGTACCTCAAGTTTTGGCTCGGCATCTGCTCCTGCATTTGCTCAATCCTCTGCTGCTCCTTTTTCATCTACAACACCTTCCAATCCATTTGCTCCAAAAACCACAGGAGTTTTTGGCAGCACAGGGTTTGGATCTTCGCCGTCCTCCACTTTTGGTTCTTCCCCTTTTGGACAGTCTAATACATCTAATCCTTTTGGTTCAACAACATCAGCAACATCCTCCTTATTTGGACCTACTGCTCAAACATTTAGAGTTGGTACCTCCCCTTCTATTTTTGGCAACTCCAGCACATCAGCTTTTGGATCACCATCTATCTTTGGCCCAACATCATCACAGGGAACATCATCTGCATTTAATACCGGCCTGGGTTTTTCCAATACTCAGTCTTCCCCATTATTCCAGTCAAATATGTCTACGCTAACACCAGCAAGTTCTCCATTTGCACAGACCTCTTCCGCCTTTGGCCAAACTGCCCCTGGCTTCAGTCAAACAAATTTGTTTAGTACACCCTCAACTGGTTTTGGTGGCAATATGTTCTCGAGCACTCCATCATTTCTAAGTAACACCAACCCTCTGGGATTTGGCCAAACAACT CCATCTCTTTCTAGTCCATTTCAATTGGCGCAACCACCTCAGAGTTCCGGTGGTTTTAGTTTTACCAACTTTGGACAATCTCAAGCAG CTGGAACAAGTGGCTTTGGAGGCACCCCTGGTATTTTTAGCCAGAGTGCATTTGGACAACT GTCAGCTCCTCAGAGTGTGGTAGCTGCACAACCATCGCCCATTGTAAATCCTTATGGAACTCTTCCAGCAATGCCACAGATATCAATTGGACGCACAGGCACTTCTCCTTCTATTCATTATGGAATTTCTAGCTTGCCA ATTGTTGAGAAACCAGTTCCTGTGAGAATATCGTCTCTATTGACGCCTCGACACCTTTCCCAAAGGCGTGTAAGGCTTCCTATGAGGAAATATCACCCTAAAATCGATGGTCCAAAG GTGCCATTTTTCAATGATGGTGATGAAGAAACACCCAGCACGCCAAAAGCAGATGCCCTTTTCATTCCAAGGGAGAATCCCAGAGCTCTTGTAATTCGTCCGATGGATCAGTGGCCTGCTAGAGCAAATACGGAGAAAACAACACAATCGAAGGCCACAGGCACTCTTGCATATGGAAATG GTAAACTTCAGAACGATGTATCCACTCTAATAAATGGGCAAAAGGTCAGGGATAAAGACG CTTCCCCTGCTGAGCACTCCGTGGAAAATGGTGTGGCTAATGAGCAAGTTAATCCTGTCAAACGGAACCCAAAGACAAATGTGGTCCTTGATGGTCGTTCTACAGATAAAGGGGACTCTTATATCACTCTTGGAAGCCATAGAGCTGGCGAAGCCGCTATAGTGTTCGAGCATGGAGCCGACATTGAGGCACTGATGCCTAAGCTTCGTCACTCTGATTATTACACGGAACCACGAATTCAGGAGCTAGCTGCAAAGGAAAGAGCTGAACCAGGTTATTGCCGCAATGTAAAGGACTTCGTTGTTGGAAGACATGGTTTTGGTAGTATCAAATTCTTTGGGGAAACAGATGTGAGAAAGCTTGATCTCGAGTCTCTTGTTCAATTCAACAATCGAGAGGTGATCGTATATATGGATGAGAGCAAGAAACCTCCAATTGGACAAGGCCTCAATAAACCTGCCGAGGTGACACTTCTTAATATAAAATGTTTTGACAAGAAGACTGGTCAGCAATATACCGAGGGACCAAGGATCGAGAGGTATAAAGAAATGCTTAAAAGAAAAGCCGAAGATCAAGGTGCTGAGTTTGTGAGCTATAATCCAATCGAAGGAGAATGGAAGTTCAGGGTCAACCATTTCAGCACATACAAGCTTGGAAATGATGAAGATGAAACTGATGATAATCTGCTTGATGTCATTAGATGA